From the genome of Deltaproteobacteria bacterium, one region includes:
- a CDS encoding phage-shock protein: MPAVFIVMIVFLVPLLALGLLGGLIIAGIRVLKGEPPLGGKEQRDEETRLIQEIHQGLVKMENRVAALETILLDPERKEKDEQQV; encoded by the coding sequence ATGCCAGCAGTATTTATCGTCATGATAGTTTTTCTCGTCCCTTTGCTCGCCTTGGGCCTGCTGGGCGGTCTGATCATCGCCGGTATCAGGGTTTTAAAGGGAGAACCTCCCTTGGGAGGCAAAGAGCAGCGGGACGAGGAAACCAGATTGATTCAAGAAATTCACCAGGGTCTCGTAAAAATGGAGAATAGAGTCGCGGCCCTGGAAACAATATTATTAGATCCGGAAAGGAAGGAAAAAGATGAGCAGCAAGTTTAA